The DNA segment GCGGGTTTCGCCGTCGGTTGGATTTTTCGGTTCCATACCCACTTAATTCCCAAATGCGATGAAGGGTTAACAAGAAAATGGATGCAGCCGCAAATTCTTGCCCTCAGAAAAAGACCGGTACTCTCCTAAACACTATAAAGAAAGGAACTTACGAAAATCGGAGAGTTCTTTAGAAAAGCCTGTTTCACTGGCATCGTCTGCAGGAGCTACTATCTTCACAGCCCCATTCCGGAGGCTTCACTCCCTGCAGTGATTGTGCCGACCGGACAGACGGCGAAATTTATCTTTGCGGCTTGAAGAGCGTCTCCACCCGCGCGGGTAGCATTGGAAAATCCCGTAGGTCCGCCTCTCCGAGGCGGACAACTTTCACCGTCTCGAAGAGGCGGCGAAATCTATAAATGAAGGGTTTGCAGCAGTTGACGAGTCGACCTGGAGGCGAGTGAACACGTAGCCCGGAGGGGGGCAGATACTTGCCGTCGTCGCAAGTCGTCGGAGTAGAGATCGCGAACAGGAAAGCCCAGCGGGCGACAGACCCAGCCTTGTCTGCCGTCCGCTGGGCTAAAAGCACTGCACTCAGACTCGGACGGGCAGGGCTGAAATCGTCACCTATAAGTTTTACGTCCCACAGAGACGGCAGCTACGCTCGCCAGAGCGTGGACGGGCCGGCAATACGTCACCATGCGATTTCACATCCTCGCCATCCCCGCAACCAGTCTGATGGCGTTGTATAATGGGCTCTCGCACCCGTTCCCCCTGTTTTTTAGCCCCACCTCCTGTTCCGAAACCGTTGCGATCGGTTTTGGTTCTTTGCCCCAGGCACATTTAAGAGATTCCGCATGCGATTACTTCCCACCTGTTCCTTTGGTTCCATCCTTTTTCTGCTCTCCCTGCCAGCCGTTTTTCCTCAATCACAGACGGCGGCGGCCGCTGACGTTGCGGTCAAAATCGTGACCGATCGTGAAAACGCGATCTACGATGTTGGGGAGAAAGCAACGTTTCAAATCTCCGTTGAAGGGGACGACGTTGACGGTACTCTCGATTACCGCGTCGACGACTATCTTGTCGGAGGAACCGACGCGGGGATGCCCGAGGGGAAAGCCGAACTTAGCGATGGTAAAGCAGAGGTGACGATCAGTGGTCAAAAACCAGGATTCCTGCGATGCCAAGTGACTTTCACCCCCGCCGACGGAAAACCGATCAAGGCGGTCGCCGGCGCAGCCTTCTCGCCGACTGAAATCGAACTGAGCATGCCAGTTCCTGATGATTTTGATTCGTTCTGGGATGAACAAAAACGACTTCTTGCGGAAGTACCGCTTGCCGCCGAATTGACTCCCGTAGAGTTCCGAGACAAAACGATTGAGTGTTTTGATGCCCAGATCCAATGCCTCGGTGGTGCCCCGGTTTCCGGTTACTTTGGCAAACCGAAAGATGCAGAAGCCAAAAGCTGTCCAGCGATTCTATGGGTCCATGGTGCGGGCGTTCGCAGTTCCAGCCTTTCCAATGCAGTGAAAGGGGCGACCGCAGGAATGTTGTCGATGGACATCAACGCACACGGACTTCCGAACGGAAAACCTGCTAGTTTTTATGCTGAACAAAGTGGCGGCCCGTTGAAAAATTATCGCCACGCAGGACGGGACAACCGCGAAACGATCTATTTCCGCGGGATGTACCTGCGACTGGTCCGAGCGATCGATTTCTTAACCGCTCAACCAGAATGGGATGGCAAACATGTTGTTGTCGTCGGGCATAGCCAAGGTGGTGGCCAATCCCTGGCCGCAGGTGGTTTGGACAACCGCGTTACGATGATCGCCCCTGGAGTTCCTGCGATCTGCGATCATTCGGGTGTCGTTGCTGGCCGCGTCAACGGTTGGCCCAAACTGGTTCCCAACGGTGAAGATGGTAAACCCGAACCAAAAATCCTCACTGCGGCAAGGTATGTCGATGCAGCAAACTTTGCCTCACGTTGCAATGCGGAAGCGATCATGAGTGTCGGCTTTGTCGACTCCGTTTGCCCGCCCTCTAGCTGCTATGCGGCCTACAACGTGTTGAAGGGGAAGAAGAAAGTGATCAATGAACCTCTGATGGCTCACGCCGCACCGGCTCACATCCAGACAGCATTCTTCAACCAGATCCTAGAACACGTTCAACGACAACCAGCGGAAACCGCTCGTTAGAAAAAGGACTTTCTCGGGACAGCGTCGCAGTGGCGTTGTCCCGTTTTCTTGGATCCATTACGACCAATCGTGACGATGCAAAACGTTCTGATTCAGGTCCATGATTCGGATGCTCATCGTCTCTGTCGGTTTGCGTTTCGCATCAATCACGGTCACCGTTGCTTGCTCCGGCTTAGGCCCACCTCCAACGAATTGCAAAATCGGCATTTCAGGAGTCGCATTGTCAAGCCGTGCTTTGTGCATGTGGCCTGACAGAATCGCTTGAAATTGGGATTCACGTAACTGCGGCAACCAAGCTT comes from the Roseimaritima multifibrata genome and includes:
- a CDS encoding acetylxylan esterase, with the translated sequence MRLLPTCSFGSILFLLSLPAVFPQSQTAAAADVAVKIVTDRENAIYDVGEKATFQISVEGDDVDGTLDYRVDDYLVGGTDAGMPEGKAELSDGKAEVTISGQKPGFLRCQVTFTPADGKPIKAVAGAAFSPTEIELSMPVPDDFDSFWDEQKRLLAEVPLAAELTPVEFRDKTIECFDAQIQCLGGAPVSGYFGKPKDAEAKSCPAILWVHGAGVRSSSLSNAVKGATAGMLSMDINAHGLPNGKPASFYAEQSGGPLKNYRHAGRDNRETIYFRGMYLRLVRAIDFLTAQPEWDGKHVVVVGHSQGGGQSLAAGGLDNRVTMIAPGVPAICDHSGVVAGRVNGWPKLVPNGEDGKPEPKILTAARYVDAANFASRCNAEAIMSVGFVDSVCPPSSCYAAYNVLKGKKKVINEPLMAHAAPAHIQTAFFNQILEHVQRQPAETAR